The following proteins are co-located in the Deltaproteobacteria bacterium genome:
- a CDS encoding tetratricopeptide repeat protein, which produces MARKKKPLHNNVGLSYLRLGKWDEAIAAYKRAVALRPDFAEHYYDLALSESEKNL; this is translated from the coding sequence ATGGCGCGCAAGAAAAAACCGCTGCACAACAACGTGGGCCTTTCCTATCTGAGACTCGGGAAATGGGATGAGGCTATTGCCGCCTACAAGCGGGCCGTGGCCCTAAGACCCGACTTTGCCGAGCACTATTACGACCTGGCTTTATCAGAATCAGAAAAAAACTTATAA
- a CDS encoding B12-binding domain-containing radical SAM protein encodes MPNSKSRILLISFNAAGHDSLALGYIKAFALKDTTVSRRTQIEILSFSNEEGDVRQALYYITEYKPHLLGLSCYCWSMEKILELARSVKQIMPDVPIVVGGPEVGPVADQYLEKNQALDVGVHDEGEAVFLDLIKYYFARKGCLEDITGISFRRGQEVVRNQDRPPIKDLDEIPSPYLTGVLTPRDGVTYLQSFRGCPFRCGFCYEGGRHKGLRFFSYERVKAEVELVMGDPGIRSFHFVDSVFNLNPKHLRKITGILRDANRYDTRLRTIEVFTEQVDEETVNYLVQAGVQSVETGPQTAIPETQKRIGRYFDPEKFARGVRLMQEAGIEVWCDLIVGLPGDNFFRCVASVAFAMGLKPSRIVMSILHVLPGTSLFQEPGRFGLAFDPEPPHYVVGNDTFSFEQIYEAVLFSSSATREYNVALPLEKSG; translated from the coding sequence ATGCCGAACAGTAAGAGTCGAATTCTCCTTATTTCTTTTAACGCAGCCGGCCACGATTCCCTCGCCCTGGGTTACATCAAGGCGTTCGCCCTGAAAGACACCACGGTTTCCCGCAGGACACAAATCGAAATCTTGAGCTTCAGCAATGAAGAGGGCGATGTCCGCCAGGCCCTCTATTACATCACAGAGTACAAACCCCATCTCCTCGGCCTTTCCTGCTATTGCTGGAGTATGGAAAAGATCCTGGAACTGGCCCGATCCGTCAAACAGATTATGCCCGATGTACCCATCGTTGTGGGTGGCCCGGAGGTAGGCCCCGTCGCCGATCAGTACCTTGAAAAAAATCAGGCCTTGGATGTGGGAGTGCATGACGAAGGTGAAGCGGTCTTCCTGGACCTGATCAAGTACTACTTCGCGAGGAAGGGCTGCCTGGAAGATATCACCGGCATCTCCTTCCGCAGGGGCCAGGAGGTGGTAAGAAACCAAGACCGCCCACCCATCAAAGACCTGGATGAGATCCCTTCTCCATATCTCACGGGGGTATTGACTCCGCGAGACGGTGTGACCTATCTACAGTCTTTCCGGGGATGTCCGTTCCGGTGCGGTTTCTGTTATGAAGGCGGACGTCACAAAGGCCTTCGCTTTTTCTCCTATGAGCGCGTGAAGGCCGAGGTCGAACTTGTCATGGGAGATCCCGGCATCAGAAGCTTCCATTTTGTTGATTCGGTCTTTAACCTGAATCCCAAGCATCTGCGAAAGATCACCGGCATTCTTCGTGACGCCAATAGATATGACACCCGGCTAAGAACAATCGAGGTCTTTACGGAACAAGTGGACGAGGAAACAGTCAACTATCTGGTTCAGGCCGGTGTACAGAGCGTTGAAACAGGGCCCCAGACGGCCATCCCGGAAACACAAAAGCGCATTGGCCGTTATTTTGACCCCGAAAAATTTGCCCGCGGCGTACGTCTGATGCAAGAGGCCGGTATTGAAGTCTGGTGTGACTTGATTGTGGGCCTGCCAGGGGATAATTTCTTTCGTTGTGTTGCTTCTGTAGCTTTCGCCATGGGTTTGAAGCCTTCACGTATCGTCATGAGTATCCTGCATGTCCTGCCGGGCACCTCGCTCTTTCAAGAGCCCGGCCGTTTTGGCCTTGCCTTTGATCCTGAGCCGCCCCACTATGTGGTGGGAAATGACACTTTTTCCTTTGAACAGATCTACGAAGCCGTGCTCTTTTCATCGAGTGCGACCAGGGAATACAATGTGGCCTTGCCATTGGAAAAATCAGGATAA
- a CDS encoding radical SAM protein: MITYHRLFLGSECDNNCTVCPVRNEEKNRSLTELIHEFDALDDPENIEFCGGEPTLHKGLVSLISYARSRGARRIKLVTNARSLAEWDVLTSLAEEGIRLFEVKLNGSRPETHEAVTGVRGSFDQTLQGLRNASTLSRSDEYGNSIYVGARVAVSRANLEDLTSIVSLLISFGVDRIVLARRGSDFLLGEAARVIANAMKVATLNRTWSVCEGFPPCLMKAGEMHVAELIQPAIQEGERPTGCRGCAYKDICSGPPEDYVHKKGSREFRAVSSSPYLEDLRQLLNTGSLNAEQ, encoded by the coding sequence ATGATTACCTATCACAGGCTCTTTCTCGGCTCTGAATGTGACAACAACTGCACCGTGTGTCCCGTAAGAAATGAGGAGAAGAATCGTAGTTTGACTGAGCTGATTCATGAATTCGATGCTCTGGATGACCCCGAGAATATTGAATTCTGCGGAGGGGAGCCGACTCTTCACAAGGGCCTGGTTTCCTTGATTTCCTATGCTCGCAGCCGAGGCGCCAGACGTATCAAGCTCGTGACCAACGCACGGAGCCTGGCCGAGTGGGATGTGCTAACGAGTTTGGCGGAGGAGGGTATTCGCCTATTTGAAGTAAAGCTAAACGGTTCTAGGCCTGAAACACACGAGGCGGTTACGGGTGTGAGAGGCAGTTTTGACCAAACCCTCCAAGGACTCCGGAATGCGAGCACGCTGTCGAGATCGGATGAGTATGGGAATTCTATTTATGTAGGGGCCCGTGTGGCAGTCAGCCGGGCAAACCTTGAAGACCTGACTTCTATTGTGAGCTTGCTCATATCCTTTGGGGTCGATCGCATCGTCTTAGCCCGAAGGGGTTCTGATTTTTTACTGGGTGAGGCAGCCCGGGTTATTGCCAATGCCATGAAAGTGGCCACGCTTAATCGAACCTGGTCTGTGTGCGAGGGTTTTCCGCCCTGCTTGATGAAGGCAGGTGAAATGCATGTGGCCGAATTGATTCAGCCTGCCATCCAGGAAGGAGAAAGACCGACAGGGTGTCGTGGTTGCGCATACAAAGATATTTGCAGCGGACCGCCTGAAGATTATGTTCACAAAAAGGGCTCGCGAGAATTCCGGGCTGTTTCCTCATCGCCTTATTTGGAAGATTTGAGGCAGCTACTCAATACAGGATCACTGAATGCCGAACAGTAA